From the genome of Francisella tularensis subsp. tularensis:
GTTGGAGTTGTCATAGCAGCAGGCTCTATGGGTATAACTGGAATTATTGAAGCTCAAAGCGGTGGTATTTGGCACTGGTATTTTATTCCGCTATTTCCATTATTTATTGTGTATTTTATTGCTGGTATAGCAGAGACAAATAGAGCTCCTTTTGATGTTGTTGAGGGTGAGTCTGAGATAGTTGCTGGACATCATATAGAATATACAGGGTCTAGGTTTGCTTTGTTTTTCTTGGCTGAATATGCAAATATGATTTTAATTAGTATCCTAACATCAATAATGTTTTTAGGTGGTTGGAATTCGCCATTCCAAGCTACGGCATTAGAGTCTATATTTGGTTTTGTACCAGGTGTGGTATGGTTATTTGCTAAGACTGGTATATTCATGTTTATGTTCTTATGGGTCAGAGCTACATACCCTCGTTATAGATATGACCAAATTATGCGTTTAGGTTGGAAGATATTTATACCACTAACGTTTGTATGGGTTGTTATTGTTGCTTGCATGGTTAGACTTGGTGTAGGACCTTGGTGGTAAAAAGGATAGTATCATGAGAAATATAACAAATTTTTTAAAGACTTTTCTACTTTGGGAGCTTCTAAAAGGGTTAAAAGTAACCGGTAAGCATTTTTTTACTCGTAAGGTTACAGTACAGTATCCAGATGAAAAAACTCCTATTTCTAATAGATTTAGAGGTCTACATGCCTTAAGACGCTATGAGAATGGCGAAGAGAGATGTATTGCATGTAAATTATGTGAGGTTGTTTGTCCAGCATTGGCAATTACAATCAACTCCACAGAAAGAGAAGATGGTACCAGAAGAACTTCAAGCTATGAGATGGATTTATTTAAGTGTATCTTTTGTGGCTATTGTGAAGAGTCGTGTCCGGTTGATTCTATTGTTGAGACAAATATCTTAGAATATCACTTCGAAGAGCGTGGTGAGAATATTATGACAAAAGCTAAACTTCTTGCTATAGGTGATAAGTATGAAGCACAAATAGCTGCTGATAGATTGCAAGATAAGGACTTTAGGTAGAAAAATGGTTGTAACAGATATTTTATTTTATACATTTGCGTCACTTGCTGTCATTTTTGCTTTAGTACTGGTTTTAGCAAATAATCCAGTAAATTCTGTAATAGCAATGATTTTTACATTCATATTTACAGCTGCAGTATGGATAATCTTACAACAAGTATATTTAGCATTATTACTTATAGTGGTTTATGTTGGTGCTGTGTTAGTGATGTTCTTATTTGTAGTCTTTATGCTAGATTTGCATGTTGAGGAACAGGGTAGAGTCGGTAGATTTTTCTATGCTCTAGCTGCTGTGGTTGTCTGTGCTATATTTGCTACAGTTATAAGTTACGCTGCAACAAATGTTTTTGCCGGAGCTATGATGCAAGGCGGAGTCGGTGGTCTTAAGATCATCGGTCTAACTATGTTTAGTAATGCTAATTTGTATGTATTTGAGCTTGTTGATTTTATTTTATTAGCAGCTATGACTGCAGCGATAACATTAACATTAAGAGCTAAGCGAAAAGGAAACAAAACTGTTGATCCAGCTCAGCAAGTTAAAGTCAGAGCAAAAGATCGTCTAACCATGGTGAAAATGCCAAGTAATAATGAGGGCGCTAAAGATGAATAGTATTTCAGTCTCAGTCACACACGGGCTGATTTTTAGTACACTTCTGTTTGTGATAAGTGTTGCTGGTATAATTATAAATAGAAGAAATATTCTTATATTATTGATGTCGATAGAGTTAATGCTTCTAGCAGTCAATACTAATTTTTTGATATTTGCTAATATGCATCAGCAGGCAATGGGTGGAGTTTTTGTATTCTTTATAATGGCAGTAGCTGCTGCTGAGACAGCAATTGGTTTAGCAATTGTTGTGGCAATATTTAGAAAACGCAAAACTATTGATTTAAGTAAACTTAATACACTAAGAGGTTAAGAGTAAACTATGATAATAAACAATCAAGTAGCAGCTGTATTAATCGCAGTTATAGTTCTAGCACCTCTATTAGGTGCATTGATAGCTGGGTTTGGTGGTAAATCGGTAAAAAATGCAGGTGTTAACTTTTTCACAATTTCTCTATGTGGTCTGTCTTTTGTCCTTAGTGTGATTTTAGCTTATGGTGTTTTTAGTGGCGCTGAAGTCTATTCTGTTAGCTTTTATCAGTGGGCTCCTATTTCAAATATGTTTGCCTTTGATGTTGGCTTTACTGTAAATAAGATAACTGTGTATATGATGTTGATAGTAACATTTGTATCAACACTAGTTCATATTTACTCGATTGGGTATATGAAAGGCGAAGAAGGATATGCAAGGTTTTTTGCATATATTTCAGGTTTTACATTTGCAATGCTTTGTTTGGTAATGGGAAATAATTTCTTACTATTATTCTTTGGTTGGGAAGGCGTAGGCTTATTTTCATACTTACTAATTGGTTTTTATTTCAATAGAGATAAGGCAAATGTTGCAAGTTTAAGAGCTTTTATTGTAAATAGAATTGGTGACTTGGGCTTCTTGTTGGGAATTGGAGCAGTTATTTTATATACAAAATCGGTTGACTATACGACAGTTTTTGCAGCTTTACCCGATATTGATAATACTCAAACTATACACTTTCTAGGTATTAGTTTTAGTCCAGTTACGCTAATGTGTTCATTATTGTTTATAGGAGCAATGGGTAAGTCAGCTCAGTTTCCTTTACATTCATGGTTAGAAGGATCAATGGAGGGTCCTACACCGATTTCAGCACTAATCCATGCAGCAACAATGGTTACAGCTGGGGTATTTATGGTTGCGAGACTTTCTCCAATGTTTGTATTGTCACCAGCGGCCCTAAGCTTTGTATTAATTATTGGCGCTATAACATGCTTGTTTATGGGGTTGATTGCAATCGTTCAAACAGATATTAAAAGAGTCATAGCATACTGTACGCTATCGCAATTAGGCTATATGATGGTAGCTCAAGGCGCTGGTGCGTTTTCAATAGGTATGTTCCATTTGATGACACACGCAATGTTTAAGGCATTATTATTCTTGGCAGCTGGATCTGTTATTGTTGCGATGCATCATGAGCAAGATATTCGTAGAATGGGCGGTTTAAGGAAATATATGCCGGTTACATATTTGTGTATGTTAATAGGTGCTTGGGCGCTTGCGGCTTTACCACCTTTCTCAGGATTTTTCTCAAAAGACTTGATTATTGAAGCAGCTCAAGCTACTACAGTATATGGACATGAGTTTGCTTACTATATGGTATTAGCGTGTGCGTTTGTTACATCGTTTTATATCTTTAGAATGTTTTTCTTGGTATTCCATGGTAAAGAAAGAATGTCAGATGAAGAAAGATCACATCTTAAAGAATCTCCATTTAGTATATTAATACCTTTAATATTATTGGCTATACCTTCTGTATTTGTTGGGGAGTATTTCTTTAGTAGTATTTTGTCACAGGAGCATGGTTTATTCGGTAATACTATAACCCCATTTATACAAGCTGGCCTTGGTTGGGAGTCGGTAACAGCACACTTAGCTAATGAGCCAGCTATAGTAAGTTCAATGGCATTCATTAAACATTCTGTAACAACGCTACCATTCTGGTTAGCTTTTAGTGCTTTAGTATTGGCATATGTTTTATATGTGTGGCTACCAGCAATTCCAAGACTATTTGCAAATGCAAAATCAGGATTTGGAATAATCTATCATATTTTAGTTAAGAAGTATTTTATTGATGCTTTGTATGATGTGATATTTGTTAATATCTTCTTGGCAATTAGTAATTTCTTGTGGAAAGTTGTTGATATCTTCATTATCGATAAAACAGTTGTAAATGGTACATCTAATCTGATATATCATACTGGCGATAGTTTTAGAAAGATCCAAAGAGGATATTTGTTTGACTATGCATTTGTGATGATGGTTGGTGTATTATTGTTTATGATTTTGCTAATTTCTGTTTAGGCAAGTTAGAGGATAAATTTGTATTATGAATTTAGGTAATTACTTATTAAGTTTAATAATCTGGCTCCCAATAGTTGGTGGTTTTGTTGTTTTGGCGACAAGAACCAAAGAGTTGCATGGCGATGCAGCACGTTGGGTAGCATTAGTCTTTAGTTGTTTAACTCTAGCTTTATGTGTTCCGTTAGTTACATCTTTTGATTATAGTAGTTCAGCAATGCAGTTCCAAGAATCAGTAAAATGGTTTAAGGTTTTTGGCATGCATGATATTTACTATAGTTTGGGAGTAGATGGATTTTCTGTATTATTTATAGTTTTGACATCTTTTGCTACATTAGTGATAGTTTTAGCTGCTTGGACATCTATCAAAACTAAAGTTAGACAATACATGGCGATATTTTTGATTACATGTGGTTTGACTAATGGCGTTTTCTGTGCGACTGATTCGATACTTTATTATGTTTTCTGGGAGGCGCTATTAATTCCAACTTGCCTTGGTATTGGTATTTGGGGTGGTAAGCACAAAGCGTATGCTGCAGTTAAATACTTTATGTATACATTCTTTGGTTCGGTATTTTTACTAGCAGCTATTTTGTATATTCAAACACGAGTTGCTGCTTCACCGACACACTTTTTGGTAAATCAAGATACTTATTCTATTCAGAATTTTATCGCTTGGGCAACTCAGTCACAAGGCTTTATAGATTCTGTTAAATTTACTCTAACAGCACAATGGTTAGTTTTTGGGGCATTTTTCTTAGCATTTGCTGTTAAGATTCCGATGTGGCCATTTCACTCATGGTTACCAGATGCTCACTCAGAGGCGCCTGCTGGTGGTTCTGTCATCCTTGCAGCCCTTATGCTTAAGCTAGGTGCTTATGGTTTCTTAAGATTTGCTATTCCAATGCTGCCAGAGGTAACAGCATCTCTCGAGTATGTTTTGATTATAATGTCTTTGATAGCTATAGTTTATGTTGGGGTTGTTGCTGTTGCACAAACTGATGTTAAAAGACTAATTGCATATTCATCAATTTCTCATATGGGTCTAGTTACTCTTGGTTTATTCTCAATATTTATATTGAAAAATGCTGATCCAGTATTAGGGACAACTCATGCGCAATTAGCTTTACAAGGCGCAGTGTTTCAGATGATTGCTCATGCTTTTTCATCTGGTGGTATGTTTATTGGTATTGGTTATTTATATTTGAGAATGCATACTAGAGAAATATCAGATTTCTCTGGTGTAGCTAAAACTATGCCAATATTTGCAACATTCTTTTTGCTTTTCTGTATGGCGAATGTTGGTTTACCTGGCACAAGTGGATTTGTTGGTGAGTTTATGATCTTACTGGCAGTATTTCAATACTCTCCATTAATAGCATTAATTGCAGGATTAACTCTTGTGATCGCTCCAATTTATACTCTTTGGATGTATAAGCGAGTTTTCTTCGGTGAGGTTGTATCTACACAGGTAGCAAGCTTGACTGATTTAAATAGGATGGAGCTATTTGTATTTATATTATTAGCGGTACCGACTTTATTGTTTGGTTTCTATCCAGAGCCAATTTTGCAGCTATCAGCAGCAGCATCGGCACATATTGTTGGTCTATCTCTATAAGGTGGTGTTTTGATTATGAGTTTATCAATCCTTTATATTTTGCCAGAAATACTACTAGCACTAGGTGTCATAGTTGTAATGTTTTCTGGACTTTTTCTACATGGTAAGATTAGAAACATTAACTATATTTTTTTCCAAGTATTTACACTACTTGCTTTGATAGCAACTTTTGCTAAAGAGTATCTGATACAGACTACTGGCTCAGTGTTTGAGGGTCAGGTTGTATTTAGTGGCTTTGCATATACATTACAACTAGTAATACTTGTCTTAGCAGTCTTTGTTGCATTATATTCAAGAGATTATGTCAAAGATAGAAAAATATCAGATGGTGATTTCTATACATTGTTAATGCTATGCGTACTTGGTGCAATGGTTTTAACAGCGGCACATAGTTTAGTTACAATATATGTTGGTCTAGAGTTATTATCATTACCAATGTATGCATTGATCGCAATCTATAGAGATTCAGGCAAAGGTCTTGAGGCCGCGATCAAATACTTTGTTTTAGGGGCTATTGCATCGGCTCTACTATTATTTGGGATGTCATTTGTCTATGGAATGACAGGCAAGCTTGATATTACAGAAATAGCCAATGTATTAGCACATGGTAACTTCGCAGGCTTACAGCAGCAGTTTTTGCTTGTATGCTTGGTAATGATGATCGCTACATTTTTATTCAAACTTGGTGCTTTCCCTTTTCATATGTGGTTACCAGATGTTTATCAAGGTGCTCCAAACGCAGTAGCAAATATCGTTGCAACTATTCCAAAAGTTGCTGCCTTTGCGATGCTTGTGAATATCTTATTTGTTGGCTTCCCATCACTAAAAGATTCATGGATATATCTGTTTAGGATTATAGGTATATTGTCAATATTTTTTGGTAGCTTGGTGGCACTCTCACAGACTAATGTTAAACGACTTTTGGGTTACTCAACAGTTTCACAGATTGGTTTTGTGCTATTGGCAACAACATTAAATCCTCAAGGATATGCCTTAACTGCGGCAAGCTTCTATGTCATAGTGTATGTATTTACAACTTTAGCTGTATTTGGCGTACTTACAACTATTTCTGTCGGGGGATATGAAGTTCAGGATCTTAATGACTTAAAAGGTTTCAACACAAAAGATTCATGGTTAGCATTTATCTTGTTGATTGTGCTATTTTCAATGGCGGGTATCCCTCCATTTGGTGGCTTTATTGCTAAACTATTTGTAGTTATGGGATTAATTAATGATGGTAATTACTTCTTGGCGTGTTTTGTACTATTTATGGCAGTAATAGCATCATTCTACTATGTGCGTGTCATCAAAACCATGTACTTTGATGATCCTGATAATGATGAAACTGTTAAGCCACCGTTGACATCTCTAATAGCATTAAGTATTAACGGTTTGGTACTATTATTCTTAGGGATTATGCCAATGCTCCTTTTGGGAGTTCTTACCCAAGTTACTAATGTTATATAAAAACTAATAGTTTATTGCCTATTGTCATTATTACTTTTATACTTTTATCTAGAAACAATTAAATTTTATTAGCTGATGAAGGAAATTCTAGGACCGCTTAATGATGTAATCAAGAATTCAAAAGAAAATATTGTTAATAAGAGTTTGAAAAAGCTTGATGTTGTAAGTAGAGAAGAGTTCGAAGTACAGAAGAAAATTCTATTAAAAACTCGTCAAAAGCTTGAGCAGGTAGAAGCTAAGCTTGATAAGCTTTTAGCTGAGAAAAAATAACATGTCTCTAGCAGTTCTAAAGAGTCGCGCACAGCTTGGTATTGAGGCACCTCTTGTTTGTATAGAAGTACATTTATCAAATGGTTTGCCAGGTTTATCAATAGTGGGGTTACCAGAGGCAGCTGTTAAAGAAAGTAAAGATCGTGTTAGAAGTGCAATTATCAATTCAGGCTTTAATTTCCCTAATAAGCGTATCACAATCAATCTTGCTCCAGTTGACTTACCTAAGAGTAGTGGTAGATTTGATTTGCCAATTGCATTAGGTATTTTGTATGCATCTGGGCAAGTAAATATTGTTGAAAATATCGATGAGTATGAATTCGCTGGTGAATTATCTTTAAGTGGTGAACTAAGAAAAATATCCAGTGCTATACCGATGGCTATTAAATGTGTTGAGGAAAATAAAAAACTTATTGTACCAACACAAAATAATAAAGAGATTGGTTTGGTTGAGTCAGTTAAAGCTTATGGCTTTGATAGTTTAAATGAGGTCGTGGAGTTTTTATCTGGGACTAAAAAAGAGCCAATAAAACCTAGTGTTGAGATTGATTTTGCTAAGCTATATCAAGATTTAGAGGATGTCAAAGGACA
Proteins encoded in this window:
- a CDS encoding NADH-quinone oxidoreductase subunit N, with translation MSLSILYILPEILLALGVIVVMFSGLFLHGKIRNINYIFFQVFTLLALIATFAKEYLIQTTGSVFEGQVVFSGFAYTLQLVILVLAVFVALYSRDYVKDRKISDGDFYTLLMLCVLGAMVLTAAHSLVTIYVGLELLSLPMYALIAIYRDSGKGLEAAIKYFVLGAIASALLLFGMSFVYGMTGKLDITEIANVLAHGNFAGLQQQFLLVCLVMMIATFLFKLGAFPFHMWLPDVYQGAPNAVANIVATIPKVAAFAMLVNILFVGFPSLKDSWIYLFRIIGILSIFFGSLVALSQTNVKRLLGYSTVSQIGFVLLATTLNPQGYALTAASFYVIVYVFTTLAVFGVLTTISVGGYEVQDLNDLKGFNTKDSWLAFILLIVLFSMAGIPPFGGFIAKLFVVMGLINDGNYFLACFVLFMAVIASFYYVRVIKTMYFDDPDNDETVKPPLTSLIALSINGLVLLFLGIMPMLLLGVLTQVTNVI
- a CDS encoding NADH-quinone oxidoreductase subunit J, which codes for MVVTDILFYTFASLAVIFALVLVLANNPVNSVIAMIFTFIFTAAVWIILQQVYLALLLIVVYVGAVLVMFLFVVFMLDLHVEEQGRVGRFFYALAAVVVCAIFATVISYAATNVFAGAMMQGGVGGLKIIGLTMFSNANLYVFELVDFILLAAMTAAITLTLRAKRKGNKTVDPAQQVKVRAKDRLTMVKMPSNNEGAKDE
- the nuoH gene encoding NADH-quinone oxidoreductase subunit NuoH, coding for MLGYILWTSLYVLLIVIPLILVVAYYTYAERKVIGYMQDRIGPNRVGSFGLLQPIFDALKLFLKEIIVPTNSNRYLFFIAPILAFAPAYAAWAVIPFSKGVVLSDMNLGLLYILAMTSFSIYGIVIAGWASNSKYSLFGALRAGAQVISYELAMGFAIVGVVIAAGSMGITGIIEAQSGGIWHWYFIPLFPLFIVYFIAGIAETNRAPFDVVEGESEIVAGHHIEYTGSRFALFFLAEYANMILISILTSIMFLGGWNSPFQATALESIFGFVPGVVWLFAKTGIFMFMFLWVRATYPRYRYDQIMRLGWKIFIPLTFVWVVIVACMVRLGVGPWW
- a CDS encoding accessory factor UbiK family protein; translated protein: MKEILGPLNDVIKNSKENIVNKSLKKLDVVSREEFEVQKKILLKTRQKLEQVEAKLDKLLAEKK
- the nuoK gene encoding NADH-quinone oxidoreductase subunit NuoK, which gives rise to MRALKMNSISVSVTHGLIFSTLLFVISVAGIIINRRNILILLMSIELMLLAVNTNFLIFANMHQQAMGGVFVFFIMAVAAAETAIGLAIVVAIFRKRKTIDLSKLNTLRG
- the nuoL gene encoding NADH-quinone oxidoreductase subunit L, whose product is MIINNQVAAVLIAVIVLAPLLGALIAGFGGKSVKNAGVNFFTISLCGLSFVLSVILAYGVFSGAEVYSVSFYQWAPISNMFAFDVGFTVNKITVYMMLIVTFVSTLVHIYSIGYMKGEEGYARFFAYISGFTFAMLCLVMGNNFLLLFFGWEGVGLFSYLLIGFYFNRDKANVASLRAFIVNRIGDLGFLLGIGAVILYTKSVDYTTVFAALPDIDNTQTIHFLGISFSPVTLMCSLLFIGAMGKSAQFPLHSWLEGSMEGPTPISALIHAATMVTAGVFMVARLSPMFVLSPAALSFVLIIGAITCLFMGLIAIVQTDIKRVIAYCTLSQLGYMMVAQGAGAFSIGMFHLMTHAMFKALLFLAAGSVIVAMHHEQDIRRMGGLRKYMPVTYLCMLIGAWALAALPPFSGFFSKDLIIEAAQATTVYGHEFAYYMVLACAFVTSFYIFRMFFLVFHGKERMSDEERSHLKESPFSILIPLILLAIPSVFVGEYFFSSILSQEHGLFGNTITPFIQAGLGWESVTAHLANEPAIVSSMAFIKHSVTTLPFWLAFSALVLAYVLYVWLPAIPRLFANAKSGFGIIYHILVKKYFIDALYDVIFVNIFLAISNFLWKVVDIFIIDKTVVNGTSNLIYHTGDSFRKIQRGYLFDYAFVMMVGVLLFMILLISV
- a CDS encoding complex I subunit 4 family protein, whose product is MNLGNYLLSLIIWLPIVGGFVVLATRTKELHGDAARWVALVFSCLTLALCVPLVTSFDYSSSAMQFQESVKWFKVFGMHDIYYSLGVDGFSVLFIVLTSFATLVIVLAAWTSIKTKVRQYMAIFLITCGLTNGVFCATDSILYYVFWEALLIPTCLGIGIWGGKHKAYAAVKYFMYTFFGSVFLLAAILYIQTRVAASPTHFLVNQDTYSIQNFIAWATQSQGFIDSVKFTLTAQWLVFGAFFLAFAVKIPMWPFHSWLPDAHSEAPAGGSVILAALMLKLGAYGFLRFAIPMLPEVTASLEYVLIIMSLIAIVYVGVVAVAQTDVKRLIAYSSISHMGLVTLGLFSIFILKNADPVLGTTHAQLALQGAVFQMIAHAFSSGGMFIGIGYLYLRMHTREISDFSGVAKTMPIFATFFLLFCMANVGLPGTSGFVGEFMILLAVFQYSPLIALIAGLTLVIAPIYTLWMYKRVFFGEVVSTQVASLTDLNRMELFVFILLAVPTLLFGFYPEPILQLSAAASAHIVGLSL
- the nuoI gene encoding NADH-quinone oxidoreductase subunit NuoI, with the translated sequence MRNITNFLKTFLLWELLKGLKVTGKHFFTRKVTVQYPDEKTPISNRFRGLHALRRYENGEERCIACKLCEVVCPALAITINSTEREDGTRRTSSYEMDLFKCIFCGYCEESCPVDSIVETNILEYHFEERGENIMTKAKLLAIGDKYEAQIAADRLQDKDFR